The genomic region TGAAAAAGCTGCCGCAGCAGATTGTCACGGTCGGGCATATCGCCCTGGAGTTGCAATGCGCGATGACAGCCCGCCTCCTGGATGGACTCACAGCCAGGTTTCCATAGCACTGAAGAATGGGTGCCGTCCGGGAGCGTGATCGGCATGAAGTGATGTTGCTCACCGTGATGTTGATAGGGGTTGCCGCCCACACGTACCAGCCCGGCGGCGAACAATAGGCCACCGGGTGCAGGGGCACTGAATAATGTGATGGCCCCGGGGATCCAGAGTTTGGCGGTGGTGTTCATCCAACGCGCCGGAACGCTGGGGACGGGGTCGTTGTGGTTGACGATGCGGTGATGGACCAGGGATGAGGCGCCGGCGATAAACTCGGAGTCGGCGGCGCGAGGGGCGCCGTAGGTGTAGAGGAGAACGTCGTAATTAGCATCCGGGGTTCGGCGCAGCCCTTCGGCCAACAGCAATGCAATAGCGCCGCCAAGGCTGTGGCCGCAAATCACAATACGCTGGCCAATGTGGAATTGGTCAAGGTATCGCAGTACGAAATCACGCATAGCCCGGTAAGCCTGGTAGAAGCCCTCGTGGACTTTACCAACGCCGTCGACGAAAGCCACTTGATGGGCGTCCGCGTCACGTAGCGCATCAGCACCGCTGACGGTTCCTCGCACGGAAATCAGGATGACCTGGTCGTGGTGAGTGATGAACGCCTGGGTGTCGGTGCCAAATTTTTCGTCATCGAAAAAATGCAGGCGTGCAGGGTGTTCCTGCTCGTCCTTTAGTTCCGGGCGATTTTGGGGATATAAGTCGGGATCGAAAGGCAGGATTTCGAAACGCTGGGAGTATGGGACGTCTTCATAGATCGGATAGAAACACTGCGTTTGCTTCGGATCGATTCGCCAGGCTTCGTGATACACCGACAGCTGTTCAGCGAACAGATTTCCAACGCTTGGATCCAACGGAAACCGGACCTCCTTTAAGGGGTTTTCTCGAGGGACTTGCCCAAAGTCGCAATAACTCAACGCAGCAAACAATGCCAGCTGAAACACATTCAGGGCACAGATGTTGTCTTCGACAGATAGCATTGGGCGCAAGGCCCGCAATGGCCGTACCTCGAGAATGGTGTGCTTGTTTGGAAACAGCACGATACCCGCTAATGTTGGCTCGGGCGGGCCGAATCCCAGCTCGGCCATCATTTTCAATGCATGACGTTTGGGACGATGGGTACGAGGCGTTATCGGAGGCAAGTGGGCGACATGTCGAACCAGATCTCTGACTTCGACTTGATAGAACCGGTCAGCTTGTAGTTGAGCAGGATTGGCTTCAACACGACGCCCACTGGACGTAGAAAATTTAGTCTGCTCTGCCCGAACTTGAAGCTCGCTGATAGGAAGTGGATACATCGGCCGCATCATTAATCGGCGATATGGCTGTTCTGCTCCTGAATAAAGTTCGTCAAAAACAAGAACCACGGGACCGCTATAAATATCTTGTAACTTGGCGCCCCCCTCACCGTTCAATCTACCTTTGTACTGCTGTCCTGCACTGTCGTGAACGGTATACGGCAGACCGCCATACATCGTTCCTACTCCGACTTCGTCGACTAAGCAAAAGCTCACCCACTGCCCTCGTAATGAACAAGCTAGCGTGCTATCACTGAAAAATGATCGCTTCCTTGCGTCCATGCACATGGCTCACTCCTTCATTCACACGATGGATAAATATCGCAGATGCGACCGTCCGGCATTTTTATAGGTTTAAAATCGGTCGTGTTGCCGTTGCAGTAGGCATCCCGATCAGAGAAGTCCTTACCTTTACAGCGTTTCCACCCTCCTGGAACAGCTACCCAGTTATCGTCAAAAGCGGGTCTCTCCTCATTACTCAAAGTCAACACCATCCTCAGAGTTTTTCCTGGGAGTTCATCTCGTTGCGCGTATCCACCTACTCGTGTTTTTTGCAACTTCCCCTCCGCATTAACCGAACGGCACTGGAGAATTTTCCTGATCCCGTGAAGAGGGCCTACAGTCCGAAACAACCATTGACACTGGCCCGAAAAATCCTGCGCATCTGACTCCCGCATCCCGGGCATATCCAGATAATCTCTGATAGAGATATTGGCAATATCCCCACCCACATCCGTACTTCGCTTTCCCCACTTCGCATAGAAATCAAACTCCAAACTACGCAGTACCAACGGACACCCTTCTACCGTTTCGGTCAGCGGTAACTCATAACTCACCCTGCTCGCGACAGGTTTGTAGTCTGTAAAAAAGACCTTCCGCTCTGGTCTCTTGCCTCGGCGTCTCGGCAAGACACAGGTTTCACCCGTTGCAGGTCGATAATTAGCTGCGGTCTTCAGTTCGAACTGCGGCGGCAAATCCACCTCCAACGTAAAATGCTCTACCCCCTTCCCCGTACACCCCGAAAGCCCTACGCCCCCGACCACAAGCAACCCCACTTTCATCCATCTATTCACCCTTCCCTTCCTCCCTGCGCCACTGCTCCACCACCCGTTCAAAATGCGCCCCTGGCGCCTCGCCTACCCTCGGTTGCCAATGGACAATGCTGCTGCGGGTCGCCTCTTCCAACCGACGCACCACCAAAAACTCCAACTGCTCAGGCGTGTGCCATTGCCAGGTGCGTGCCTGCTCCAGTACCTGGGCCAGCCAGATCCTCGGGTCTTGAAACTCAACCAATGCAGCCAGGTCTTCGCTGTGCTCGGCCAACAGGTAGCGCAGGATATTGGCGTGCAGGATGGCTTCGGCCTGGGGATTGGGTGCACCCAGCCAAGGTGACGGGTCGGGTACCGGATAGTCGCCTGGTGCGGGGTTCTCGGCCTGGCACCAACGGCCTTCGTGCCAATAGCAAACGCTGATGAGCGGCCCGAGGTAGTCCGGCCAATGCGCTTTCGATAAATGGGCCAAGGCACGACCCAGGGTGCGGTTGTCGTGAATGCGATAAAGCACCTGCTGGCCCTTGGGCCCCAGCAGCAATCGCGCGCGCCAATGTCGAGTCACATCGTCCAAATCGGCAGCAGGCAAACTACCCATCCACCCCCAATTCGACTCGGGGTGTTGCAGCAGCTCGACCAATGCAGGTTCCTGCATCTGCTCCAGCAACACTATGACCGGGCCTGAGCTCGCTAACTGCGCCGCATCGGTCTCGCTGTAGAGTTCGCAATAGCGCGATAGGCTGCACTCTGCCAACAGGGGCTGGCGAGCGGTGTTATGGCCCTCCAGCATCAGGCACAGCGCGTACCCTCTCTGCCGCTGTTGAGCCATCCATCGATGGGGCGAGCTGTCCATCAAGCCGCCCTCCCCGCGATATCGCAGCCGCCTTCTCGGCAGTCTTCGCACAGGGGGCAAAAATCCGCGCCCAGTTGCTTGGCCAAGTCCATGATGATGCCTTGCACCGCGGAAACCGGCGCGGCAACCCGCCCAGAGCCCACCGGATGGGATGCCGACGGTATGCCGCCAAGGCTGATGTTGCGGCTGCTGAAAATACTGCCGGCTTGAATCACCAGGTGCTCTCCACCCGCCTTCAGGCTCAGTTTCGCACCCGCATCGATTATCAGGCTGGCACCGGCCTGGAGATGAACCTGCTGGCCGGCTTCGATCACCATGGTCCGGCCAACTCGGGTCAGGCTATCGCCCTGCACGTCAAGGTAGTCATGCGCCTTGAGCGTTACCTTGCGATCACCGTCGACGTGGCGATGCTCCTCGCTTTCCAGCCGGAGCGTGCTCACCCCCCGAATGATTTCATGCCTCTCCCCGGCGACTTCCAGGCGGCTGTCACGGCCCACCTGTTGTTCCAGGTCGCGTTGTGCGCGCAGGTAGATCAGTTCTTCGCCGCGCCTGTCTTCAAGGTGCAACTCGTTGGCCCCTGCTCCGTGGGGAGAACTGCGGCTACGCAGAACGCTGCGCGTCTTGTGCTGCGGCAAAGGGTAGGCGGGAAGGTGTAGCGCGTTGGGCAGGCAACCGCTGACCAGGGGTTGGTCGGGGTCGCCCTCCAGGAAGCTCACCAGCACTTCCATGCCCACCCGTGGAATGACCATGGCGCCAAACCCATCCCCCGCCCAACCGGACGCTACCCGCAGCCAACAGCTGCTGGTATCGTCAGGTTTGTCCCGACGATCCCAATGAAAGCGCACCTTCACACGGCCATAGGCATCGCAATGGATATCCTCACCCGCAGGCCCGGTCACCGTCGCGGTTTGGCTGCCACTGATCGTCGACTTGGGGTGCTTGAGCGGCGGTCGATGCACTGCGCTCCAAGA from Pseudomonas synxantha harbors:
- a CDS encoding lipase family protein codes for the protein MCMDARKRSFFSDSTLACSLRGQWVSFCLVDEVGVGTMYGGLPYTVHDSAGQQYKGRLNGEGGAKLQDIYSGPVVLVFDELYSGAEQPYRRLMMRPMYPLPISELQVRAEQTKFSTSSGRRVEANPAQLQADRFYQVEVRDLVRHVAHLPPITPRTHRPKRHALKMMAELGFGPPEPTLAGIVLFPNKHTILEVRPLRALRPMLSVEDNICALNVFQLALFAALSYCDFGQVPRENPLKEVRFPLDPSVGNLFAEQLSVYHEAWRIDPKQTQCFYPIYEDVPYSQRFEILPFDPDLYPQNRPELKDEQEHPARLHFFDDEKFGTDTQAFITHHDQVILISVRGTVSGADALRDADAHQVAFVDGVGKVHEGFYQAYRAMRDFVLRYLDQFHIGQRIVICGHSLGGAIALLLAEGLRRTPDANYDVLLYTYGAPRAADSEFIAGASSLVHHRIVNHNDPVPSVPARWMNTTAKLWIPGAITLFSAPAPGGLLFAAGLVRVGGNPYQHHGEQHHFMPITLPDGTHSSVLWKPGCESIQEAGCHRALQLQGDMPDRDNLLRQLFQAGQHFMTTSYIPAAWATLRRWQQALDRQGPLVTLREFELLDRALEDMREQLRAKRRELARQRPANDRSYEPSDALNAEIDRLHTSRERLATLRWRRLEARDVYGSQAQSAHLQSSLKRWFSHPENREFAQFASIPPPAHHDQAKAQTLDIDSIV
- a CDS encoding DUF4123 domain-containing protein, whose product is MDSSPHRWMAQQRQRGYALCLMLEGHNTARQPLLAECSLSRYCELYSETDAAQLASSGPVIVLLEQMQEPALVELLQHPESNWGWMGSLPAADLDDVTRHWRARLLLGPKGQQVLYRIHDNRTLGRALAHLSKAHWPDYLGPLISVCYWHEGRWCQAENPAPGDYPVPDPSPWLGAPNPQAEAILHANILRYLLAEHSEDLAALVEFQDPRIWLAQVLEQARTWQWHTPEQLEFLVVRRLEEATRSSIVHWQPRVGEAPGAHFERVVEQWRREEGKGE